In a genomic window of Shouchella clausii:
- the proB gene encoding glutamate 5-kinase translates to MATGTIVIKIGSSSLTDGSGALSTERLRGHVEAICELRHQGINVIVVTSGAVAAGFTLIGYHQRPKSISQKQAAAAVGQSLLMQAYMDAFRLHGYTAAQLLLTRADFADPARFSNISQTLRELLKRGAIPVINENDSTSVDELTFGDNDRLSALVSGIIHADMLCLYTDVNGVYDQNPNDSPNAKKYHYLANVPEALLNRVSTDTSAVGTGGMKSKLLAAKTAIELGTNVFIGNGKGRETFTDVLLGKGDGTYLGPFTNKTMSTTKQWIVFHSEPAGSIEIDSGASTALLKRGKSLLPAGVLSAKGDFSAGDIIEVFFNNCPIGKGKTNFSKPELELIKGLSSEEALSLTKRSKKAVIHRDFWVATKKECSY, encoded by the coding sequence ATGGCCACAGGAACGATTGTCATTAAAATAGGCAGCAGCAGTTTAACAGATGGCAGCGGCGCCTTAAGCACGGAACGGTTAAGAGGCCATGTCGAAGCCATATGCGAACTGCGCCATCAAGGCATAAATGTGATTGTCGTGACGTCTGGCGCAGTCGCCGCTGGTTTTACGCTCATTGGCTATCACCAGCGGCCGAAATCCATTTCGCAAAAACAAGCGGCGGCGGCCGTTGGCCAAAGCTTGCTCATGCAAGCATATATGGATGCATTCCGCTTGCATGGCTACACAGCTGCGCAGCTGCTGTTGACACGAGCCGACTTTGCGGATCCAGCACGTTTTTCAAACATTTCACAAACATTGCGTGAACTCTTAAAGCGGGGTGCTATTCCAGTCATTAACGAAAATGACTCGACTTCAGTCGATGAATTGACGTTTGGCGACAATGACCGCTTGTCTGCCCTCGTTAGCGGCATCATTCACGCAGATATGCTCTGCTTGTATACCGATGTCAACGGTGTATATGACCAGAACCCAAACGACTCGCCTAACGCTAAAAAATACCATTACTTAGCAAACGTACCTGAAGCATTGCTTAATCGGGTGAGCACTGATACTTCTGCTGTTGGAACAGGTGGCATGAAGTCGAAGCTGCTTGCTGCGAAAACGGCGATTGAGCTTGGTACAAATGTATTTATTGGCAATGGCAAAGGACGGGAAACGTTTACGGATGTGTTACTTGGTAAAGGGGATGGGACGTATCTCGGCCCCTTTACAAATAAGACGATGTCGACGACAAAACAATGGATTGTCTTCCATAGCGAACCGGCTGGAAGCATTGAAATCGACAGCGGCGCTTCTACCGCATTGTTAAAAAGGGGCAAAAGCTTGCTGCCTGCCGGCGTTCTCTCAGCTAAAGGCGATTTTTCAGCCGGCGACATCATTGAAGTGTTTTTCAACAACTGCCCTATCGGCAAAGGGAAAACCAACTTTAGCAAACCTGAACTAGAGCTTATTAAAGGGCTCAGTAGCGAGGAAGCCTTGTCTCTAACAAAACGTTCAAAAAAAGCTGTTATTCACCGCGACTTTTGGGTGGCGACAAAAAAGGAGTGTTCTTATTAA
- a CDS encoding MGMT family protein, producing MMDAFFEHVYTAVRRIPRGEVASYGQIARYLHAPRHARVVGWAMRQSPPDVPAHRVVKQNGELASGLLFNGKTQKERLLEEGVTFSQAGRVKMELHSWTACPL from the coding sequence ATGATGGATGCCTTTTTTGAACATGTCTATACGGCTGTTCGCCGTATTCCCCGTGGGGAAGTCGCTTCTTATGGGCAAATTGCTCGCTATTTGCACGCGCCACGGCATGCACGAGTTGTTGGCTGGGCGATGCGGCAATCGCCGCCTGATGTCCCGGCGCACCGTGTCGTAAAGCAAAACGGCGAGTTGGCCTCAGGTCTTTTGTTTAATGGGAAAACACAAAAGGAACGGCTACTGGAAGAAGGGGTTACGTTTTCACAAGCTGGCCGCGTCAAAATGGAATTGCATAGTTGGACGGCGTGCCCGCTATAA
- a CDS encoding GbsR/MarR family transcriptional regulator, producing MAQHTLDTIKKLEEQFVDRIAENMRTYGVSTTVGRVLGIIYMNRKPMTLEALSDETGMSKTRMSQVVREMLSLNVAHKVFEKGVRKDLYDVEKDYYQTFISIFVANWQAVIAKNRAVGKRIQNEVKRFMEAEADNLSADEMEQLNHLLKETEQWLHYYKWLDDLVDFFESGDVFHHVPKPD from the coding sequence TTGGCACAACATACACTTGATACAATTAAAAAATTGGAAGAACAGTTTGTCGACCGCATTGCCGAAAACATGCGGACGTATGGCGTTTCTACTACGGTAGGGCGTGTGCTTGGCATCATTTACATGAACCGGAAGCCAATGACGCTTGAAGCTCTTTCCGATGAAACAGGTATGAGTAAAACGCGGATGAGCCAAGTTGTACGGGAAATGTTGTCTTTAAATGTTGCCCACAAAGTGTTTGAAAAAGGTGTCCGCAAAGATTTATATGATGTCGAAAAAGATTACTACCAAACGTTCATTTCCATTTTCGTCGCAAATTGGCAAGCTGTGATTGCTAAAAACCGAGCAGTTGGAAAAAGAATTCAAAATGAGGTTAAACGGTTTATGGAGGCAGAAGCAGACAACTTGTCCGCTGACGAAATGGAGCAATTGAACCATTTGTTAAAAGAAACGGAGCAGTGGCTCCATTATTACAAATGGTTAGATGATCTTGTTGATTTTTTTGAGAGCGGCGATGTATTTCACCATGTGCCCAAGCCAGACTAA
- a CDS encoding PTS sugar transporter subunit IIA gives MFKKLFGKKETAPAEETITAPVNGNIVPIEEVPDPTFGQKMIGDGLAVEPTDGHIVAPVSGKIVQVFPTKHAFGIKTASGAELLIHIGLETVAMNGEGFTSHVKEGDTISVGDPIIDFDLELVKEKAAHTITPVVLTNPDRYSLEKQQNSEAIAGKTALFTIKAT, from the coding sequence ATGTTTAAAAAACTATTTGGAAAGAAAGAGACAGCGCCAGCGGAGGAAACGATTACCGCGCCGGTGAATGGAAACATTGTCCCAATAGAAGAAGTGCCTGATCCAACATTCGGGCAAAAAATGATTGGCGATGGGTTGGCTGTTGAGCCAACGGATGGGCATATTGTCGCGCCTGTTAGTGGAAAGATTGTCCAAGTGTTTCCGACAAAGCATGCTTTTGGAATTAAAACGGCGTCTGGGGCAGAATTGCTAATCCATATTGGCCTTGAAACAGTGGCGATGAATGGAGAAGGATTTACTTCCCATGTAAAAGAAGGCGATACCATTTCCGTCGGCGACCCGATCATTGACTTTGACTTAGAGCTTGTCAAAGAAAAAGCTGCACATACGATTACGCCAGTTGTGCTAACCAACCCAGATCGTTATTCGCTTGAAAAACAACAAAACAGCGAAGCGATCGCTGGAAAAACAGCGCTTTTTACGATAAAAGCCACATAA
- a CDS encoding 2,3-diketo-5-methylthiopentyl-1-phosphate enolase encodes MAQINAVYYVSDSNEFIEEKAEKMATGLTAKPWQEMPEAEKQESFAYKGKVVSINADPSYGEGSIVTISFPVAYEVPDFPSILTTTYGRLSYEPNVKLLDLQFSNDLVERFPGPLYGIEGIRDLVEVEGRPLAMSVAKGAIGRSIDSFHEQMLAHSYGGIDIIQDDERLFEHNWTPYEQRVPAGLAAIAEAAERTGRTPLYVVNLTGKTFELKERAREAIGLGAPALMLNVYAYGIDVLQGLREDPEIDVPIFAHSSLTGMMTRSKQHGIASRLLLGKLLRMAGADAVLFPSPYGRIGINADEAQRVKDQLTMTTQMKRAFPIPSAGIDFQTIATVRQDFGEDVIINLGGSVHRYKGGVEAGGKAFIEALNNAN; translated from the coding sequence GTGGCACAAATAAATGCGGTGTACTATGTAAGTGATTCAAATGAATTTATTGAGGAAAAAGCAGAGAAAATGGCCACTGGGCTCACGGCTAAGCCTTGGCAAGAAATGCCTGAAGCTGAGAAACAAGAAAGCTTTGCCTATAAAGGAAAAGTCGTTTCCATTAACGCGGACCCCTCTTACGGAGAAGGCAGCATTGTGACGATTTCATTCCCCGTTGCCTATGAAGTTCCAGACTTTCCCTCCATTTTAACAACGACATATGGCCGGTTGTCTTACGAACCGAATGTAAAACTGCTTGATTTGCAGTTTTCAAACGACTTAGTGGAGAGATTTCCAGGACCGCTCTATGGCATTGAGGGAATCCGTGATCTCGTAGAAGTAGAAGGGCGCCCGCTTGCGATGAGCGTTGCAAAAGGGGCGATTGGCCGTTCAATTGATTCCTTTCATGAACAAATGCTCGCCCATAGCTATGGCGGCATTGACATTATTCAAGATGATGAGCGGCTATTCGAACACAATTGGACGCCTTATGAACAACGGGTGCCCGCTGGGTTAGCCGCAATCGCTGAAGCAGCAGAACGGACCGGGCGAACGCCGTTGTATGTCGTCAATCTTACTGGCAAAACATTTGAGTTAAAAGAGCGGGCAAGAGAGGCAATTGGCTTAGGAGCGCCGGCACTGATGCTAAATGTGTATGCGTATGGGATTGATGTGCTCCAAGGCCTTCGTGAAGATCCAGAAATTGACGTACCGATTTTTGCCCATTCCTCACTGACGGGAATGATGACACGCTCCAAACAGCACGGCATTGCCTCTCGTCTTTTGTTAGGAAAGCTGCTGCGCATGGCAGGGGCAGACGCTGTTCTATTTCCTTCGCCTTATGGCAGGATCGGTATAAATGCAGATGAAGCGCAACGGGTAAAAGACCAGCTGACAATGACGACTCAAATGAAGCGTGCCTTTCCAATTCCTTCTGCTGGCATTGATTTTCAAACGATTGCCACTGTCCGCCAAGATTTTGGCGAAGATGTCATTA
- a CDS encoding ion transporter: protein MLKDKFAMVVNHKTFQATIIILILFNAILVGLETYPSIYETNRHFFHFMDRTLLWLFTIEIAMRFAAEGRSFFRKGWNWFDVVIVLAGHVFVGGHFVTVLRILRVLRVLRAVSVVPSLRRLVDALIMTIPSLANILILMGIFLYIFAVIGTMLFSELSPEYFGNLQRTILTLFQIVTLDSWSSGLMRPLMEFNQWVWVYFVSFVLVGTFIIFNLFIGVIVNNVEKANKEETENAHSRELETIQRQLDELKEMLKKERSS from the coding sequence TTGCTGAAAGACAAATTTGCGATGGTTGTCAACCATAAGACGTTCCAAGCAACGATTATCATTCTTATTTTATTTAATGCAATATTAGTTGGCTTAGAAACGTACCCAAGTATTTATGAAACAAACCGCCATTTTTTCCACTTTATGGACCGAACGTTGCTTTGGCTGTTTACGATTGAAATAGCCATGCGTTTTGCAGCAGAAGGGCGATCTTTTTTCCGAAAAGGCTGGAATTGGTTTGACGTTGTCATTGTACTAGCTGGCCATGTGTTTGTTGGAGGGCATTTTGTGACGGTGCTTCGCATTTTGCGCGTCCTTCGGGTACTTCGTGCTGTATCGGTTGTGCCTTCTTTGCGGCGCCTCGTCGATGCCCTTATCATGACGATCCCATCACTCGCCAATATTCTCATTTTAATGGGGATTTTTCTTTATATTTTTGCAGTCATTGGCACAATGCTATTTAGCGAGCTATCCCCAGAGTACTTTGGAAATTTGCAGCGCACGATTTTAACGCTGTTCCAAATTGTTACACTTGACTCATGGTCGAGCGGCTTGATGAGACCACTAATGGAATTTAATCAGTGGGTTTGGGTTTATTTTGTTTCCTTTGTATTGGTTGGTACGTTTATCATTTTCAATTTATTTATCGGCGTCATCGTCAATAATGTTGAAAAAGCCAACAAAGAGGAAACCGAAAATGCACATTCACGGGAGCTGGAAACGATCCAACGGCAATTGGATGAGTTGAAAGAAATGCTTAAAAAAGAACGTTCGTCATAA
- a CDS encoding glutamate-5-semialdehyde dehydrogenase, giving the protein MATAKLISQKAKAHAPSLSQATTAEKNNLLQAMAQQLKTDADVLLEANQLDIANAKKNGLSDHLIDRLLLTKARIDAMATAIDHLIELPDPIGAVKEQIKRPNGLVIKEMVVPFGVVGMIYEARPNVTVDACTLAVKTGNAVVLRGSASALHSNKAIVRTLKKAFKNSPIHPDVIQLLEDTSKEEAANMMQLKSTIDVLIPRGGANLIQTVLQEATIPVIETGVGNCHVYVASSADPDMAFDIVVNAKTQRPSVCNACETLLVEQSFAKAHLPTLVERLSAKGVSLVGNEGACTLDPRIAKANEDDWSTEYLDLRLAIRVVADTNEAIAHINQYGTKHSEAIITESLAERDTFFATVDAACVYHNASTRFTDGFEFGFGAEIGISTQKLHARGPMGLKALTTSKYGIYGEGQVKE; this is encoded by the coding sequence ATGGCAACTGCAAAATTGATTTCACAAAAAGCAAAAGCTCATGCCCCATCCCTTTCACAAGCAACTACAGCAGAAAAAAACAACTTGCTTCAAGCGATGGCTCAACAACTGAAAACAGACGCAGACGTATTGCTGGAAGCCAATCAATTGGATATTGCCAATGCTAAGAAAAACGGGCTTAGCGACCACTTAATTGACCGATTGTTGTTAACAAAAGCACGAATTGACGCAATGGCCACAGCGATTGACCACTTGATTGAGTTGCCTGACCCGATTGGCGCAGTAAAAGAGCAGATCAAACGGCCGAATGGGCTTGTTATCAAGGAAATGGTCGTACCGTTCGGCGTAGTTGGCATGATTTATGAGGCAAGGCCAAATGTGACCGTCGACGCTTGCACATTAGCAGTTAAAACCGGCAATGCTGTCGTCTTGCGAGGAAGCGCGAGCGCTCTCCATTCCAACAAAGCGATTGTGCGCACATTAAAGAAAGCATTTAAAAACTCGCCTATTCATCCTGACGTCATTCAATTACTAGAAGACACGTCGAAAGAGGAAGCGGCCAACATGATGCAGTTAAAATCAACGATTGACGTTCTTATCCCTCGCGGCGGCGCCAATTTAATTCAAACGGTGTTGCAGGAGGCGACGATTCCCGTTATTGAGACTGGCGTTGGCAACTGCCATGTGTATGTCGCTAGCTCTGCCGACCCTGATATGGCATTTGATATTGTCGTCAACGCTAAAACGCAACGCCCGTCTGTATGTAATGCATGCGAAACACTGCTTGTTGAACAGTCGTTTGCAAAAGCCCATTTGCCAACATTGGTCGAACGCTTGTCTGCAAAAGGGGTCTCACTTGTTGGCAATGAAGGAGCTTGCACCCTTGATCCACGAATCGCAAAAGCGAACGAGGACGACTGGTCGACTGAATATTTGGACCTGCGCTTAGCCATTCGTGTTGTTGCTGATACAAATGAAGCGATTGCTCATATTAATCAATATGGGACAAAACATTCTGAAGCAATTATTACAGAATCGTTGGCAGAACGGGACACCTTTTTCGCCACTGTCGATGCAGCTTGTGTATACCATAATGCCTCAACTCGTTTTACAGATGGGTTTGAATTTGGGTTTGGAGCTGAAATTGGCATTAGTACTCAAAAACTCCATGCGAGAGGGCCAATGGGCTTAAAAGCTTTAACGACGAGCAAATATGGCATTTATGGGGAAGGACAAGTGAAAGAATAG
- a CDS encoding YjcZ family sporulation protein, producing MIRLGFKYDGGFAFIVVLFILLVIVGSAYVY from the coding sequence GTGATTCGATTGGGTTTTAAGTATGATGGCGGTTTCGCTTTTATTGTGGTGTTATTCATCCTTCTAGTAATTGTAGGCTCTGCTTACGTCTATTAA
- the asnB gene encoding asparagine synthase (glutamine-hydrolyzing) codes for MCGITGWVDWQRNLRTETKQMKNMANTLNRRGPDALETWTSDHAAFGHARLVVVDPEGGKQPMTRTAKGNTCTIVYNGELYNTEELRKELLARGHTFAGHSDTEVLLKAYMEWGAACLEKLNGIFAFAVWDEQEQTLFMARDRLGVKPLFYTEKNGMLLFGSELKALLAHSQIKAVVDRSGLADVMGLSPSRTPGHGIFKGIVELRPAHYLQFSKNGSVVKRYWQLQSNVHTETAHETAAHIRELLEDIVERQLFADVPVGMFLSGGVDSSALTAIAARIYEKQGNAPIFSYSIDYEENEKYFKASTFQPNADADWVKKVAAHCGTNHKNCIIGNDVLANLLKESVLVRDTPGMADVDSSLLWFCKQIKNDVTVGLSGECADEIFGGYPWFHKAEVMAIDGFPWMRSLDERIQLLQPDWQKRLNLKEYVYDRYKETIQETPRFDGDSSEEARRREISYLNMIWFMTNLLDRKDRMSMGASLEVRVPFSDHRLVEYVWNIPWEMKTYGGREKGILRKALQGLLPDDVLFRKKSPYPKTHHPLYTAAVTKAIQEVVRQKDAPLFTFINRDRLKEIADRGGFDTGKPYFGQLMAGPQLLAHFVQIDYWMKAYNIQIDES; via the coding sequence ATGTGTGGCATTACTGGGTGGGTTGACTGGCAAAGAAACCTACGCACGGAAACGAAACAGATGAAAAACATGGCAAACACGCTGAATCGGCGCGGCCCTGATGCGCTTGAAACATGGACGTCTGACCACGCTGCATTCGGGCATGCGCGGCTTGTCGTTGTTGATCCAGAGGGCGGCAAACAGCCGATGACCCGCACTGCCAAAGGCAATACATGTACAATCGTGTACAATGGCGAACTATATAACACAGAAGAGCTACGCAAAGAACTCCTTGCCCGTGGGCACACATTTGCTGGCCATTCAGATACGGAAGTGTTACTTAAAGCGTATATGGAGTGGGGAGCCGCATGCCTTGAAAAATTGAATGGCATTTTTGCGTTTGCTGTTTGGGATGAACAAGAACAAACATTATTTATGGCAAGGGATCGCCTTGGCGTTAAGCCGCTATTTTATACGGAAAAGAACGGCATGCTTCTCTTTGGATCAGAACTTAAAGCGCTACTGGCCCACTCGCAAATCAAAGCGGTTGTTGACCGTAGCGGGTTAGCTGACGTGATGGGGCTTTCACCTTCGCGGACACCAGGCCACGGTATTTTTAAAGGAATTGTCGAGTTGCGTCCGGCCCATTACTTGCAATTTAGTAAAAATGGTTCCGTAGTCAAGCGTTATTGGCAATTACAGAGCAATGTCCATACAGAAACGGCACATGAAACCGCTGCGCACATTCGTGAACTTTTGGAAGACATTGTTGAACGCCAGCTTTTTGCTGACGTTCCCGTTGGCATGTTTTTGTCAGGGGGTGTCGATTCAAGCGCATTAACGGCAATCGCTGCACGCATCTATGAAAAGCAAGGAAACGCTCCGATTTTTAGTTATTCCATCGACTATGAAGAAAACGAGAAATATTTTAAGGCAAGCACCTTTCAGCCAAATGCCGATGCCGATTGGGTAAAGAAAGTGGCAGCTCATTGTGGCACCAACCATAAAAATTGCATCATTGGCAACGATGTTCTTGCCAACTTGCTAAAAGAATCTGTCCTAGTAAGGGATACACCAGGAATGGCGGACGTCGATTCATCCTTGCTGTGGTTTTGTAAGCAAATTAAAAACGATGTCACTGTTGGCTTGTCCGGGGAATGCGCTGATGAAATATTCGGTGGCTATCCATGGTTCCATAAAGCAGAAGTGATGGCAATTGACGGTTTTCCATGGATGCGCTCGCTTGATGAACGAATTCAATTGTTGCAGCCTGATTGGCAGAAACGCCTTAATCTCAAGGAGTACGTGTATGATCGTTATAAAGAAACGATTCAAGAAACACCGCGGTTTGACGGAGATTCTTCAGAGGAAGCTAGGCGGAGGGAAATTTCTTACTTAAATATGATTTGGTTTATGACAAACTTGCTAGACCGCAAAGACCGGATGAGTATGGGCGCTTCCCTTGAAGTTAGGGTTCCTTTTTCAGACCACCGCTTAGTGGAGTATGTGTGGAACATTCCTTGGGAGATGAAAACGTATGGAGGCAGAGAAAAAGGGATACTGCGCAAAGCATTGCAAGGATTGCTCCCAGATGATGTACTCTTCCGGAAAAAAAGCCCTTACCCGAAAACCCATCATCCTTTATATACGGCGGCCGTAACAAAGGCGATCCAGGAAGTCGTTCGCCAAAAGGACGCACCATTGTTCACCTTTATTAACCGTGATCGCCTTAAAGAAATTGCTGATAGAGGCGGTTTCGACACAGGGAAACCTTATTTCGGGCAATTAATGGCAGGACCACAACTCCTTGCCCATTTTGTCCAAATCGATTACTGGATGAAGGCATATAACATTCAAATTGACGAATCGTGA
- a CDS encoding DUF2179 domain-containing protein, with translation MVLQALIIFFAQLIYVPILTLRTIMMVKGLKQKAAAMGMLEGVIYVVALGIVFSDLSNYYNMAAYALGFGIGLYIGAVIEEKLAIGYVSIEVNIPQKNQQLIDRLRETGFSVSSSSVEGMASTRCRLDCTARRDREKEFIKIVSEYEPQAFIVSFEPRNFKGGYITKAMKKRREKYLKRKAKEDAH, from the coding sequence TTGGTTTTACAAGCGCTTATTATCTTTTTTGCCCAGTTGATTTATGTACCGATTTTAACATTGCGGACGATCATGATGGTTAAAGGGCTAAAGCAAAAGGCTGCGGCAATGGGCATGCTCGAAGGCGTTATATATGTAGTTGCCCTTGGCATCGTATTTAGCGACTTATCGAATTATTACAATATGGCTGCGTATGCGCTTGGCTTTGGCATAGGGTTGTATATTGGCGCAGTAATCGAAGAAAAGCTGGCAATTGGCTATGTTAGCATTGAAGTAAATATCCCGCAAAAAAACCAACAATTGATTGACCGCCTTAGGGAAACGGGCTTTAGTGTTTCCAGTTCTTCCGTCGAAGGAATGGCGTCAACGCGATGCCGCCTTGACTGCACGGCGCGTAGGGATAGGGAGAAGGAGTTTATTAAAATTGTGTCTGAATATGAGCCGCAAGCGTTTATCGTCTCGTTTGAACCACGCAATTTCAAAGGCGGCTACATTACAAAAGCGATGAAGAAGAGGCGAGAGAAATATTTAAAACGAAAAGCAAAGGAAGACGCACATTAA
- the proC gene encoding pyrroline-5-carboxylate reductase, with protein MTNQTTVAILGAGSMAEALIGGIARNNGGKAPHITVLNANNRKRLNQLHTAYGVHAAQSYEEAVKGKDVIVLAIKPHNVQEVADLLVSLLNPQKQLVISVAAGIKLETLESWLPAETAVIRAMPNTSARVLASATTLSIGTYATEWQLAFAKTLFSSIGTVTVIDEQQMDAATGIAGSGPAYIYYVAEAMLNAAIAEGLSPTEARALINQTIGGAAKQLADSGKSPKDLYKEIMSPNGTTEAAIAHLDHSSAQELFQQAIHQAVKRSAAIGASFERDAIHKHP; from the coding sequence ATGACTAATCAGACAACCGTCGCCATTTTAGGCGCCGGTTCAATGGCTGAAGCGCTTATAGGCGGTATAGCCAGAAATAACGGCGGCAAAGCGCCCCACATCACCGTATTAAACGCGAACAACCGCAAACGTCTTAATCAGCTCCACACTGCCTATGGCGTCCACGCGGCGCAATCCTATGAAGAGGCAGTTAAAGGCAAGGATGTTATTGTATTGGCAATCAAACCTCATAACGTCCAAGAAGTAGCCGATTTGCTTGTTTCGTTGCTAAATCCGCAGAAACAGCTCGTTATATCCGTTGCGGCAGGCATCAAGCTTGAAACGCTAGAAAGCTGGTTGCCTGCGGAAACAGCGGTGATTCGAGCGATGCCAAATACGTCGGCCCGTGTGCTTGCCTCGGCCACAACTTTGTCAATTGGCACTTACGCGACAGAGTGGCAACTTGCTTTCGCCAAGACGCTATTTTCATCAATCGGCACAGTGACGGTTATAGACGAACAGCAAATGGATGCAGCTACTGGCATAGCTGGGAGCGGCCCTGCTTATATTTATTACGTTGCTGAGGCCATGCTTAATGCCGCCATTGCAGAAGGGCTTTCTCCAACTGAGGCACGGGCATTGATTAACCAAACGATTGGCGGCGCCGCAAAACAGCTTGCCGATAGCGGCAAATCGCCTAAAGACCTTTATAAAGAAATCATGAGCCCAAATGGGACGACGGAAGCGGCGATTGCCCATTTAGATCATTCTTCCGCCCAAGAATTGTTTCAACAGGCGATTCATCAAGCTGTGAAGCGCTCCGCTGCGATTGGCGCTTCTTTTGAACGCGATGCCATTCATAAGCACCCATAA
- a CDS encoding VanZ family protein, translated as MIVNVRMLGRLLFAAYMAVLFYITLVAWNYGSSFEPSELAGRNYNYIPFRSIYRISFFSSTIRDPLFILGGNVLLFVPFGCLLPLSIRCCRQIGKTVIASFLVSSSIELCQLAFTHRVADIDDILLNTAGGAVGYCLFRLAFFIKKRVVFLPVIKSERRGK; from the coding sequence GTGATCGTGAATGTCCGAATGTTAGGGAGGTTGCTGTTCGCTGCTTATATGGCAGTACTGTTTTACATCACATTGGTTGCATGGAATTATGGATCTTCGTTTGAGCCCAGTGAGTTGGCCGGGCGGAATTATAACTACATCCCATTCCGCAGCATATATCGAATTAGCTTCTTTAGCTCTACAATTCGTGATCCGCTTTTTATACTTGGCGGGAACGTTTTGCTGTTTGTCCCATTTGGGTGTTTGTTGCCTTTGTCAATTCGGTGCTGCCGACAAATAGGAAAGACAGTGATTGCCAGTTTTTTAGTCTCCAGTTCGATTGAGCTATGCCAGTTAGCCTTCACCCACCGTGTAGCCGACATTGATGACATCCTCTTAAATACTGCAGGCGGAGCTGTAGGCTATTGTTTATTCCGACTGGCCTTTTTTATAAAAAAACGGGTCGTATTTTTGCCGGTAATAAAAAGCGAGAGGAGGGGAAAATGA
- a CDS encoding alpha/beta fold hydrolase, with the protein MPLVDMPLRELLAYEGVNPKPADIDQYWNRAKTEIEAIDPEVTLAEAPFQCSFANCYHFYYRSAGNAKIHAKYVQPKTAEKTPAVFMFHGYGGRSAEWSSLLNYVAAGFSVFYMDVRGQGGASEDPGGVRGNTYRGHIIRGLDAGPDAFFYRSVFLDTVQLVRAAKTLPHIDKTQLMATGWSQGGALTLACAALVPEIKRLAPVYPFLSDYKRVWQMDLAVRSYKELADYFRSYDPQHKRHGEIFERLGYIDVQHLADRIQGDVLMGVGLMDTECPPSTQFAAYNKIKAKKSYELYPDFGHEHLPGMNDHIFRFFTS; encoded by the coding sequence ATGCCATTAGTCGATATGCCGTTGCGCGAGTTGTTAGCTTATGAAGGAGTAAACCCTAAACCAGCAGACATTGACCAATACTGGAACCGGGCCAAAACGGAAATTGAAGCGATTGACCCCGAAGTCACTCTTGCCGAAGCTCCTTTCCAGTGTTCGTTTGCAAACTGTTACCATTTCTATTATCGAAGCGCTGGAAATGCGAAAATCCATGCGAAATACGTACAGCCAAAAACAGCGGAGAAAACGCCAGCAGTATTTATGTTCCATGGGTATGGGGGGCGTTCAGCTGAATGGAGCAGCTTGTTAAATTATGTAGCGGCGGGCTTTTCTGTTTTCTATATGGATGTCCGTGGACAAGGAGGCGCTTCAGAGGATCCTGGAGGCGTAAGGGGGAATACATATAGGGGCCACATTATTCGCGGACTTGATGCCGGGCCAGACGCGTTTTTTTACCGCAGCGTTTTTTTGGACACAGTCCAATTGGTTCGTGCTGCTAAAACATTGCCTCACATCGATAAAACACAGCTTATGGCAACAGGGTGGTCGCAAGGCGGCGCCTTAACGCTTGCCTGTGCTGCCCTTGTCCCTGAAATAAAGCGCCTCGCACCAGTATACCCGTTTTTAAGCGATTACAAGCGAGTGTGGCAAATGGATTTAGCGGTTCGGTCGTATAAAGAATTGGCTGATTATTTCCGTTCATACGATCCGCAACATAAGCGCCATGGGGAAATTTTTGAACGCCTTGGCTACATCGATGTCCAGCATCTTGCTGACCGGATTCAAGGAGACGTCCTAATGGGAGTTGGCCTAATGGATACAGAATGCCCGCCGTCTACCCAATTTGCTGCTTATAATAAAATAAAGGCTAAAAAATCGTATGAGCTCTACCCTGACTTTGGCCATGAGCACCTTCCAGGAATGAACGACCACATTTTTCGTTTTTTCACTAGTTGA